A region of Parabacteroides pacaensis DNA encodes the following proteins:
- a CDS encoding OmpA family protein, with amino-acid sequence MKKLFKKDSGEEHNFWMSYTDLMSGFLVVFIILSAILFNHFTKKAEEADAARVKYDELIDKYNKAIYELENSGRDIDSCLVANSKLKAKADSLTHVIDSLRKNDMKNLITQYRSVFVYDPNIKVTIDTYRGSIILTHQNSSKDLFVSGKDYVYGDLKNYLDKVGKNIVTKTIDLYNSGYKNIELRIEGHTDPRWSGYNEDDRFLMNLDLSSRRANNVYEYILKNTGLNDSQKRFAKKHMIGIGYSFSHRLLDNSEDDISRDPSSRRIEFRIISK; translated from the coding sequence ATGAAGAAGCTTTTTAAGAAAGACTCTGGAGAAGAACACAACTTTTGGATGAGTTACACGGATTTGATGTCCGGGTTCCTTGTCGTTTTTATTATTCTGAGTGCCATTCTTTTTAACCATTTTACAAAGAAAGCAGAAGAAGCGGATGCCGCAAGAGTTAAGTATGACGAACTAATTGATAAATATAACAAAGCCATCTACGAACTTGAAAATTCTGGGCGCGATATAGACAGTTGCCTAGTAGCAAATTCCAAACTTAAGGCAAAGGCTGACTCTTTGACTCATGTCATTGACTCATTGCGTAAGAATGATATGAAGAATCTTATTACGCAATATCGTAGCGTATTTGTGTATGATCCTAATATTAAAGTAACCATTGATACTTATCGAGGAAGTATAATTCTTACCCATCAAAACTCCTCGAAAGATTTATTTGTATCAGGTAAGGACTATGTATATGGAGATTTGAAGAATTATTTAGATAAGGTGGGAAAGAACATTGTCACAAAGACAATAGACCTCTACAATTCAGGTTACAAAAACATTGAATTGCGAATTGAGGGACACACTGATCCAAGATGGTCTGGATATAATGAAGATGATAGATTCCTTATGAACTTAGATTTATCATCCCGTCGAGCAAACAATGTTTACGAGTACATTTTGAAGAATACTGGGCTTAATGATTCTCAAAAGAGATTTGCCAAGAAACATATGATAGGAATCGGATATTCATTCTCTCATAGATTATTGGATAATAGCGAAGATGATATTTCAAGAGACCCATCATCACGTAGAATAGAGTTTAGAATAATATCAAAGTAA
- a CDS encoding zinc ribbon domain-containing protein: MNIQCPNPECRADNPASAKFCRKCGTAFSTANRFKQMVKSFFYKIFTISNSSNTGMFTLDTFRNISFQPVSVVKNRFVNRFVVFLCVLFAALWFATIAGITREVLYEIDHWFYEDVFMYHQYEVELGCLAIAGLCALFILKSLIKKLRYKLNADYIEESFVNNEIVRIARKSRMGLFDKSKNKVLLSSAYSNIEKFDNQHLLISKGNKKGLYSLTYRRIIIPVLYDSISQFANSVTSVTTQGLEHHYDVKGNELR; this comes from the coding sequence ATGAACATACAATGCCCTAACCCAGAATGCAGAGCAGACAATCCTGCTAGTGCTAAGTTCTGTAGAAAATGCGGAACCGCATTTTCTACAGCAAATAGATTTAAGCAAATGGTAAAGTCATTTTTTTATAAGATATTCACCATAAGCAATAGTTCAAACACAGGAATGTTTACATTAGATACTTTTAGAAACATTTCTTTCCAGCCTGTATCAGTTGTAAAAAATCGATTTGTCAATCGATTTGTGGTGTTCCTTTGTGTGTTATTTGCAGCCTTGTGGTTTGCAACTATTGCAGGAATCACTAGGGAAGTATTGTATGAGATAGATCACTGGTTTTACGAGGATGTTTTCATGTACCATCAGTATGAAGTTGAATTAGGTTGTTTAGCAATTGCAGGGTTATGTGCTCTGTTTATTCTAAAATCGTTGATCAAAAAATTGCGTTACAAACTCAATGCTGATTATATAGAGGAGAGTTTTGTCAATAATGAAATTGTGCGCATTGCTCGCAAATCTCGAATGGGTTTGTTTGACAAAAGTAAGAACAAAGTTCTTCTATCTTCGGCTTACTCTAACATTGAGAAGTTCGACAATCAGCACCTGCTAATAAGCAAAGGTAATAAAAAAGGTCTGTATAGTCTTACTTATCGTAGGATTATCATTCCAGTACTATATGATTCTATTTCCCAGTTTGCAAACTCTGTAACATCTGTAACAACCCAAGGTTTAGAACATCACTACGATGTTAAAGGCAACGAATTGCGATGA
- a CDS encoding A1S_2505 family phage non-structural protein gives MMRTTPDNITSLRQEEIFVFGSNLQGKHCSGAAKIALEKFGAKFGVGIGIQGQSYAIPTMQGNLKSIGEFVRIFILFAKNNQYKRFYVTPIGCGIAGYTAEQIAPFFIDATECANIFLPPSFWKVIEKQKRLNKYRDNVQQQTNALTTKLPDSVVKTSNDSSLSIDVRILEGYLIVTSGFANAHISLCVILKNTNGDVIDQKYINGECQYITSMPYMPKEPYTFVDLYFQKEAQGCYYRQLFLPIECTQNKPIIRNANFYVHNTSFYNSIPVDSIFLKKQTKLTAVVPGAIIEFKDLANNITKYDNSEYNKILSVHNWVAKNIFYDYDSLSDGSYKNTPLEKTAITALRSRRCVCQGYTDLSVALLRSIGIPAMGICCWAVGEGDDEEALKQNRSNHIFTAAFCDGRWVLCDITWDSKNRYENDSYDEDKKLSHTYFDATVQFLSYTHKFVGY, from the coding sequence ATGATGCGAACAACTCCTGATAACATAACTTCACTGAGACAAGAAGAAATATTTGTCTTTGGAAGCAATCTGCAAGGCAAACATTGCAGTGGAGCGGCTAAAATTGCATTAGAGAAATTTGGCGCAAAATTTGGTGTTGGGATTGGTATTCAAGGACAATCTTACGCTATTCCCACAATGCAAGGAAATTTAAAGTCCATAGGAGAATTTGTTCGAATTTTCATTCTATTTGCTAAAAATAATCAATATAAACGTTTTTATGTAACACCTATTGGTTGTGGGATTGCAGGTTATACAGCAGAACAAATAGCTCCTTTCTTTATAGATGCTACTGAATGTGCAAATATTTTCTTACCTCCATCCTTCTGGAAAGTAATAGAAAAGCAAAAGAGACTGAATAAATATAGGGACAATGTCCAACAACAAACAAATGCTTTAACGACAAAATTACCAGATTCTGTTGTAAAAACCTCAAACGACTCCAGTCTTTCAATAGATGTAAGGATATTGGAAGGATACCTAATAGTTACGTCTGGGTTTGCGAATGCACATATATCTTTGTGTGTAATATTGAAAAATACGAATGGGGATGTTATTGACCAAAAATATATCAATGGTGAATGTCAATATATAACATCTATGCCATATATGCCCAAGGAACCATATACATTTGTCGACCTATATTTTCAAAAAGAAGCTCAAGGTTGTTATTATCGACAGTTGTTCCTACCAATAGAATGCACTCAAAACAAGCCAATAATACGCAATGCTAATTTTTATGTTCACAATACATCGTTTTATAATTCGATTCCTGTTGATTCTATATTTCTTAAAAAGCAAACAAAGTTAACAGCAGTTGTTCCTGGAGCGATAATAGAATTTAAAGATTTAGCTAACAATATAACAAAGTATGATAACTCCGAGTATAATAAAATACTATCTGTTCACAATTGGGTTGCTAAAAATATCTTTTATGACTATGACTCGTTAAGTGATGGAAGCTATAAAAACACTCCTTTAGAGAAAACTGCTATTACAGCATTAAGAAGCAGAAGATGTGTTTGTCAAGGGTATACCGACTTGTCTGTTGCATTGTTACGTTCTATTGGTATCCCAGCAATGGGAATATGTTGTTGGGCTGTTGGTGAAGGTGATGATGAAGAGGCGTTAAAGCAAAATCGTAGTAATCATATCTTTACTGCTGCATTTTGCGATGGTCGTTGGGTATTATGTGACATAACATGGGATTCAAAGAATCGTTATGAGAATGATTCGTATGACGAGGATAAGAAATTATCTCATACATATTTCGATGCCACTGTTCAATTTTTGTCATATACCCATAAGTTTGTTGGGTATTAA